One segment of Dolichospermum sp. DET69 DNA contains the following:
- a CDS encoding ferredoxin family protein, whose protein sequence is MPHTIVTDVCEGVADCVNACPVACIHEGPGKNVKGTDWYWIDFATCIDCGICLQVCPVENAILAEERPELQKIRV, encoded by the coding sequence ATGCCACATACCATAGTTACAGACGTTTGTGAAGGTGTTGCTGACTGCGTAAATGCTTGTCCTGTAGCTTGCATTCATGAAGGTCCAGGAAAAAATGTCAAAGGTACAGATTGGTACTGGATTGATTTTGCTACCTGTATTGATTGTGGCATCTGTCTCCAAGTTTGCCCCGTAGAAAATGCGATTTTGGCAGAAGAAAGACCAGAATTGCAGAAAATAAGAGTTTAG
- a CDS encoding ABC transporter ATP-binding protein, with protein MTNNYLLKVENVHAGYIKDVDILQGVNFHIAPGELVTVIGPNGAGKSTLVKTIFGLLTPHTGIITFKDKNLIGLKSNQIVEKGMSYVPQIANVFPSLTIDENLEMGAFVRNIPLKPLKDKIYTMFPRLSERRRQRAGTLSGGERQMLAMGKALMLEPSLLLLDEPSAALSPILVTQVFEQIKQIKESGTAIVLVEQNARKALEMADRGYVLESGKDAISGPGRELLNDPKVGELYLGAGKGH; from the coding sequence ATGACTAATAATTATTTATTAAAAGTAGAAAATGTCCACGCTGGATATATTAAAGATGTAGATATTTTGCAAGGTGTCAACTTTCACATTGCACCAGGGGAATTAGTCACAGTAATTGGTCCTAATGGTGCGGGTAAATCCACCTTAGTAAAAACTATTTTTGGACTTTTAACACCCCATACCGGAATAATTACATTTAAAGATAAAAATCTGATTGGTTTAAAATCAAATCAAATTGTGGAAAAAGGAATGTCCTATGTTCCCCAAATTGCCAATGTTTTTCCATCTTTAACCATAGATGAAAACTTAGAAATGGGAGCTTTTGTGAGGAATATCCCCTTAAAACCGCTTAAAGATAAAATATATACTATGTTTCCCAGATTGAGCGAGCGTCGTCGTCAACGTGCGGGGACACTTTCCGGTGGAGAAAGGCAAATGTTAGCAATGGGGAAAGCATTAATGTTAGAACCCAGTTTACTGCTTTTAGATGAACCTTCAGCCGCATTATCTCCCATTTTAGTAACTCAAGTATTTGAACAAATTAAACAAATTAAAGAATCAGGAACTGCGATAGTTTTAGTCGAACAAAATGCCCGGAAAGCTTTAGAAATGGCAGATCGTGGTTATGTGTTAGAATCAGGAAAAGATGCTATATCTGGACCCGGTAGAGAACTATTAAATGATCCAAAGGTGGGAGAATTATATTTAGGCGCTGGGAAAGGACATTAA
- a CDS encoding DUF2301 domain-containing membrane protein — protein sequence MTTQTISSPEVYQGQFGKFSITQSDRQSVIIYRTGLMIAALCFAIGSGLVLFYPQTTTIQAITPLYTCFSLALGVSLLTIHIYMASLHQILQLFWIIGSISAFIFGHGDSQAFAITVYDQPLTILGIGFTFAALTGIFFKEGFCFHRLETKILTPLVPLLLLGHLTGILSTQAERVLLGLWAILFLVFAIRKVIQAIPPDIGDKSVFDYLKNQHLAKG from the coding sequence ATGACTACACAAACGATATCATCACCGGAAGTATATCAAGGTCAATTTGGAAAGTTTTCAATTACCCAAAGCGATCGCCAAAGTGTGATAATTTATCGCACAGGATTAATGATAGCAGCCCTATGTTTTGCCATAGGTAGCGGTTTAGTCCTATTTTATCCCCAAACTACTACAATTCAAGCTATTACTCCTCTCTACACCTGTTTTAGTCTTGCACTTGGTGTCAGTTTATTAACTATTCACATTTATATGGCATCTTTGCACCAAATTCTCCAACTTTTTTGGATAATTGGTAGTATTTCCGCCTTTATTTTTGGACATGGTGATAGTCAAGCTTTTGCAATTACTGTTTATGATCAACCATTGACTATATTAGGAATTGGTTTCACATTTGCAGCATTGACAGGAATTTTTTTCAAAGAAGGTTTTTGTTTCCATCGTTTAGAAACTAAAATCTTAACTCCTCTCGTTCCTTTATTATTATTAGGACATTTAACAGGAATTTTATCAACCCAAGCAGAACGGGTTTTATTAGGACTTTGGGCAATTTTGTTTCTAGTCTTTGCTATTCGCAAAGTCATTCAAGCTATTCCTCCTGACATTGGAGATAAATCTGTATTTGATTATTTGAAAAATCAACATTTAGCAAAAGGTTAA
- a CDS encoding PIN domain-containing protein, whose translation MYLLDTDVLIDIQRGHSPAITWFSSLTDLPSVPGFVVMELVQDSQNTQQVRKALQLVAPLPVVWATEADCIRALSDFTAYHLSNSLGLMDALIAACAVGRGLTLCTFNVKHYRVVPNLRMAQPYAR comes from the coding sequence ATGTATTTGTTAGATACTGATGTTTTGATTGATATTCAACGGGGGCATTCACCTGCGATCACTTGGTTTTCTAGCCTGACCGATTTACCCAGCGTTCCCGGCTTTGTTGTCATGGAACTAGTCCAAGACTCTCAGAATACGCAACAAGTTCGTAAAGCACTACAACTGGTTGCTCCATTACCTGTAGTGTGGGCAACTGAAGCTGACTGTATCCGCGCTCTGTCGGATTTCACAGCTTATCATTTGTCTAATAGTCTAGGATTAATGGATGCTTTGATTGCTGCTTGTGCTGTAGGGCGGGGTCTAACACTATGTACATTTAACGTGAAACATTATCGAGTTGTTCCCAACCTTAGGATGGCGCAGCCTTACGCACGTTAA
- a CDS encoding DUF29 domain-containing protein produces the protein MITLKSKATLYEADYHLWLEQTIEALRAYDLSTIDCQNLIEELTSLGRTDLRTVNSLIKQIIMHRLKLNYLPDREPRKHWCKEIFNFQDQLSDTLTASLKNKIDLDELYFRAKRQLLLDYELELPETCPYSLTDLLSADFVDNFLI, from the coding sequence ATGATAACCCTAAAATCTAAAGCAACCCTTTATGAAGCTGATTATCATCTTTGGTTAGAGCAAACAATTGAGGCACTTCGAGCTTATGATCTATCAACAATAGACTGTCAAAATTTAATTGAGGAGTTAACAAGCTTGGGAAGAACCGACCTGAGAACAGTTAACAGTTTAATTAAGCAAATTATTATGCACCGTTTAAAATTGAATTATCTGCCTGATCGAGAACCGCGTAAACATTGGTGCAAGGAAATTTTCAATTTTCAAGATCAATTGTCGGATACTTTGACAGCTTCTCTTAAAAATAAAATTGATTTAGATGAACTTTATTTTCGAGCTAAACGCCAGCTTTTGTTAGATTATGAGCTTGAATTGCCAGAGACTTGTCCCTATTCGTTAACGGATTTATTATCGGCTGATTTTGTGGATAATTTTCTGATTTAA
- a CDS encoding type II toxin-antitoxin system RelE/ParE family toxin, producing MSYSIEFTSEAIADIAKLDPTNQIRIARKIKWLGENLEQITPLPLTGNLSGFFKLRIGDYRVIYTIDQAQQTTIIHQIGHRREIYD from the coding sequence ATGAGCTATAGTATCGAATTTACCTCAGAAGCGATCGCTGATATTGCTAAACTCGATCCCACTAATCAAATACGGATAGCCCGCAAAATCAAGTGGTTAGGAGAAAACTTGGAGCAGATCACACCTTTACCTCTTACTGGCAATTTATCAGGATTCTTTAAATTAAGAATAGGAGACTATAGGGTGATCTATACGATTGATCAAGCCCAACAAACTACTATCATTCATCAAATTGGGCATCGTAGAGAAATCTATGATTAG
- the dprA gene encoding DNA-processing protein DprA, which yields MSSTEERKYWLAWSQIYGIGPILLQRLQQHFGNLETAWKASPGELRKVEGFGFQTLEKVVQQKTRLNPEQLLQQHQQINPHFWTPADPEYPQLLREIPSPPPLLYYRGEVDLQENSGQKPLVGIVGTRQPTEYGIKWTRQISTALAKNGFTIVSGMAQGIDTESHAAAMKAGGRTIAVVGTGVDVIYPHKNRDLYKEILTSGIVISEYPAKTTPNRTHFPRRNRIIAGLSRAVLVIEAGIKSGALITATYANEFCRDVYALPGRVDDQPSQGCLKLISQGAGLINQELSQLLTLLGAIPQIDIEIPIVKSPPLPDLSPELQQVIDTLTIDALSFDSIIQKTGMNAALVSSSLLHLELMGLVTQLPGMRYQKC from the coding sequence ATGTCATCTACAGAAGAACGAAAATATTGGTTAGCTTGGTCGCAAATTTACGGTATTGGACCAATATTATTACAACGATTACAACAGCATTTTGGTAACTTAGAAACAGCTTGGAAAGCCAGTCCAGGAGAATTACGAAAAGTTGAAGGTTTCGGATTTCAAACCTTAGAAAAAGTTGTTCAACAAAAAACCCGTTTAAACCCAGAACAACTACTTCAGCAACACCAACAAATAAACCCCCATTTCTGGACACCAGCAGACCCAGAATATCCCCAATTATTGCGAGAAATCCCCAGTCCACCCCCATTATTATATTATCGGGGAGAAGTTGACTTACAGGAAAATTCAGGACAAAAACCCCTAGTAGGAATTGTGGGAACTCGTCAACCCACAGAATATGGAATTAAATGGACTCGACAAATTAGTACCGCATTAGCCAAAAATGGTTTTACCATTGTTTCTGGTATGGCCCAAGGAATAGACACCGAAAGTCATGCAGCAGCAATGAAAGCTGGAGGTAGAACAATCGCAGTTGTGGGAACAGGAGTAGATGTTATTTATCCCCATAAAAACCGAGATTTATATAAAGAGATATTGACATCGGGCATAGTAATCAGTGAATATCCTGCCAAAACCACACCCAATCGCACCCATTTTCCCCGTCGAAATCGCATCATTGCCGGTTTAAGTCGTGCAGTATTAGTAATAGAAGCAGGAATAAAATCTGGTGCTTTAATTACAGCTACTTATGCTAATGAATTTTGTCGAGATGTTTACGCATTACCGGGAAGAGTTGATGATCAACCATCACAAGGTTGTTTAAAATTAATTAGTCAAGGTGCAGGTTTAATTAATCAAGAACTCAGTCAATTATTAACTCTATTGGGAGCAATTCCCCAAATAGATATAGAAATACCTATAGTTAAATCTCCTCCTCTACCTGATTTATCACCAGAATTACAACAGGTAATAGACACCTTAACTATTGATGCTTTATCTTTTGATTCTATTATTCAAAAAACAGGGATGAATGCGGCTTTAGTTTCCAGTTCTTTATTACATTTGGAACTCATGGGTTTAGTTACCCAACTCCCAGGAATGCGATATCAAAAATGTTAA
- a CDS encoding type II toxin-antitoxin system RelE/ParE family toxin has product MSLFQSHVFKHEFFLLESCPFPVPSESNPKAASQLFDKIRSKCKLVASFPSMGKSYGRLAKNLRGFIIDDYIIFYYPQEEEIGINITRIASGYRDLESLFE; this is encoded by the coding sequence GTGTCATTATTTCAATCTCATGTTTTTAAACATGAGTTTTTCCTGTTAGAAAGTTGCCCGTTCCCTGTTCCCTCTGAAAGTAATCCAAAAGCCGCTAGTCAACTTTTTGATAAAATTAGAAGTAAGTGTAAATTAGTTGCTAGTTTTCCAAGTATGGGTAAAAGTTATGGAAGACTAGCAAAAAATCTTCGTGGTTTTATTATAGATGACTACATTATATTTTACTATCCTCAAGAAGAGGAAATAGGAATTAATATTACTCGTATTGCTAGTGGTTATCGAGATTTAGAGTCACTATTTGAGTAA
- a CDS encoding type II toxin-antitoxin system ParD family antitoxin: protein MNIQLKPETEELIQAYIATGRFENIEDAVNEAFNLLLGRERRLEELKEKIAVGTEQINNGQVTDGEVVFARLQAKIKQIEEELHNG from the coding sequence ATGAATATTCAACTGAAACCGGAAACAGAGGAGTTAATACAAGCTTATATTGCCACTGGGCGATTTGAAAATATAGAAGATGCAGTGAATGAGGCTTTTAATTTACTGTTAGGTAGAGAAAGAAGACTGGAGGAACTAAAGGAAAAAATAGCGGTGGGGACTGAACAGATTAATAATGGACAAGTAACAGATGGTGAGGTGGTTTTTGCTAGACTACAAGCGAAAATTAAACAAATAGAAGAGGAATTACACAATGGGTAA
- a CDS encoding serine hydrolase, protein MSETSDKLIPILQRQPVQRRRRKRPIPKTGQKKVINQQPVSSPRETATLARLNHHISPAPISAGGRRPASRIMMPPGVKPVTTVKKNTQISPQGNVRLKTVRMDKPKIERKGSRKTRLKPMARTMLYALRLLIVGVGVGAIVGTLLSVLDPANRIGSVVSVSQITAPQKSPQNSNPSLYLSQEIISLKNSLQTLTTANSDLIPGVFLLDLDNGGYVDINSNTSFAAASTIKIPILIAFFQDVDAGKIRLDEMLTLQKEMIVGGSGNMQYQTPGSKYTALDLATKMITISDNTATNILIAKLGGQEALNGRFRSWGMTTTMIRNPLPDLEGNNTTSPRELGNLISMVNQGNIVSMRSRDLMLNIMGRTERDNLLPAGLGKGANAYHKTGDISTMLADAGLIEVPTGKRYIIAIMVKRPNNDPRAAKLISSISSAAYQHFSQTTVTPSNPTNNQPVTQPVTQPIPNYQPPVQPFIQQPIQPPMINPNMPNGMVNNMPVGSYPPPVITQPYYPQQ, encoded by the coding sequence ATGTCAGAAACAAGTGACAAACTCATACCTATATTACAAAGGCAACCTGTACAGCGTCGCCGGCGCAAACGTCCAATCCCCAAGACAGGACAGAAAAAAGTTATCAATCAGCAGCCAGTTTCTAGCCCAAGAGAAACTGCCACATTAGCTCGTCTCAATCATCATATCAGTCCTGCTCCGATCTCGGCTGGGGGGCGAAGACCAGCATCACGGATAATGATGCCCCCTGGTGTTAAACCTGTCACTACAGTCAAGAAAAATACTCAAATTTCTCCACAGGGAAATGTGAGGTTAAAGACTGTACGCATGGATAAACCGAAGATAGAAAGAAAAGGATCTCGCAAGACAAGGTTAAAACCCATGGCCAGAACCATGTTATATGCCTTGCGGTTGTTGATTGTCGGTGTCGGTGTCGGTGCGATTGTCGGTACATTGTTGTCAGTTCTAGACCCTGCTAATCGCATTGGTTCAGTTGTGTCGGTATCTCAAATTACAGCACCTCAAAAATCACCTCAAAATTCTAATCCGAGCCTATATCTGTCCCAGGAAATTATATCTTTAAAAAATTCTTTGCAAACTCTCACCACAGCTAATTCTGATCTAATACCAGGGGTGTTTTTATTAGATTTAGATAATGGTGGTTATGTAGATATTAATAGTAATACAAGTTTTGCTGCGGCTAGTACGATTAAGATCCCAATTTTGATTGCTTTTTTCCAGGATGTAGATGCGGGTAAAATCCGCCTGGATGAAATGTTGACTTTGCAAAAAGAGATGATTGTCGGGGGTTCTGGAAATATGCAGTATCAAACCCCGGGCAGCAAATATACGGCTCTTGATCTGGCTACGAAGATGATTACAATTAGCGACAACACAGCTACAAATATACTTATTGCTAAATTGGGTGGACAAGAGGCATTAAATGGACGTTTTCGCAGTTGGGGAATGACAACGACGATGATTCGTAATCCTCTCCCGGATTTAGAAGGAAATAATACTACTAGTCCCAGAGAATTGGGAAATTTAATCTCAATGGTGAATCAAGGTAATATTGTGAGTATGCGATCGCGTGATTTAATGCTTAATATTATGGGTCGCACCGAAAGAGATAATCTCCTCCCTGCGGGCTTAGGAAAGGGCGCAAATGCTTATCACAAAACAGGTGATATTAGCACAATGTTAGCAGATGCGGGTTTAATAGAAGTTCCTACGGGTAAGCGTTACATCATCGCTATTATGGTAAAACGTCCTAATAATGATCCTCGGGCGGCAAAATTAATCAGTTCTATTTCTAGTGCTGCTTACCAACACTTTAGCCAAACTACAGTTACACCCAGTAATCCGACAAATAATCAACCAGTTACTCAACCAGTTACTCAACCAATTCCTAATTATCAACCACCTGTTCAACCCTTTATTCAGCAACCGATTCAACCACCAATGATCAATCCAAATATGCCTAATGGGATGGTTAATAATATGCCTGTAGGTAGTTATCCACCTCCTGTGATCACTCAACCATATTATCCACAACAATAA
- a CDS encoding DMT family transporter translates to MHQSSGHWRLGLGLSLVTVFLWGVLPLALTITLQELDVFTVVWFRFSTAFICLATYLLFQKKLPTLAELRATSWQLLVVATLCLAANYFLFTQGLGLTSPGNAEVIIQLSGVLLGCGGLVIFHERYTLNQWLGVAVLTVGFTLFFHSQLANLMTSKGEYLLGSGLIVFASIAWAIYALSQKQLLQSLSSAKIMLIIYGGCALLFTPFAKINTIFTLDRFHFSILVFCALNTFIAYGAFAESLEHWQASRVSSVLALAPIITLISGWLMSVIAPNIISPENISLMGIIGAFLVVAGSISIALGKSN, encoded by the coding sequence ATGCATCAAAGTTCTGGTCATTGGCGTTTGGGTCTAGGTTTATCATTGGTAACTGTCTTTTTGTGGGGAGTTTTACCTCTAGCTTTAACGATAACGCTACAAGAGTTAGATGTTTTTACCGTTGTTTGGTTTCGCTTTTCAACCGCATTTATTTGTCTAGCAACTTATTTGTTGTTTCAGAAAAAATTACCAACATTAGCAGAATTACGTGCTACTTCTTGGCAATTATTAGTAGTTGCTACCTTATGTTTGGCTGCTAACTATTTTCTGTTTACACAAGGTTTAGGATTAACATCCCCAGGCAATGCTGAAGTTATAATTCAATTATCTGGTGTATTATTAGGTTGCGGAGGATTAGTAATTTTTCATGAACGTTATACATTAAATCAATGGCTGGGTGTAGCTGTTCTCACTGTGGGTTTTACATTATTTTTTCATAGTCAATTAGCTAATCTAATGACATCGAAAGGTGAATATTTATTAGGTAGTGGCTTGATTGTTTTTGCTTCAATAGCCTGGGCTATCTATGCCTTATCACAAAAACAGTTATTACAATCTTTGTCTTCAGCAAAAATCATGTTGATTATTTACGGTGGCTGTGCTTTATTATTTACACCATTTGCAAAAATCAATACTATTTTTACTTTGGATAGGTTTCATTTTTCAATTTTGGTATTCTGTGCTTTAAATACCTTTATTGCCTATGGTGCTTTTGCAGAATCTTTAGAACATTGGCAAGCATCACGGGTGAGTTCTGTATTAGCTTTAGCTCCGATTATTACTTTAATTTCCGGTTGGCTTATGTCAGTAATTGCTCCTAATATTATCTCTCCAGAAAATATTTCTCTCATGGGAATTATTGGAGCATTTCTAGTTGTTGCTGGTTCAATATCTATTGCTTTGGGTAAATCTAATTAA
- a CDS encoding alpha/beta hydrolase, whose protein sequence is MNIFGNWGSTLRKNSLLLVLSILLPTFGITNSVMAAEQVHASYSALEISIPISALESYAKYGIINADLAGYYQYIPTSKLQELKKILIQPLKISPAVAAQFLDTQQGEFILQRLAELIKTKSDYPKFVSGSLRTALIAAAAEPEGLNLLNLLRKYPQNNIHIDVASSMKIADELEKMISDTETTISTLIQTSKLEAAKISQTNFSQLPKLPNPANLSIQKQTINFFDSIRNRHLFTDIYIPNTQSPAPVIVISHGLGLDSSNFRYLANHLAKYGFAVIIPNHPGSDVQQLQSLIQGSSNQVAHPNEFKDRPLDIKYILDQLESDSQFQHRLNLEQVGIFGQSLGGYTALALAGAKINFQQLQKDCHGDKLRNTWNMSLMLQCRALELPNQSREEYNLQDPRIKAAIAVNPITSSIFGQVGLSQIHTPIMMIGSSEDTVAPALYEQIVPFSWITHPQKYLVMLLGGTHFSTIGNSNPDSTQMALSTDMVGDAEQAYNYMNALSLPFFQTYIAGKSEYLSYLNAAYAQSISSQSLGLNLVQSLNHLKLAPVLGDNLQETNPVKKEFSHTIIRFGFWMLGIGISLLDLLAFS, encoded by the coding sequence ATGAATATTTTTGGTAATTGGGGCAGCACCCTGAGAAAAAATTCTCTATTACTGGTTTTATCAATATTGCTGCCAACATTTGGGATAACTAACTCTGTTATGGCAGCAGAACAAGTTCATGCTTCTTATTCAGCACTAGAAATTTCCATCCCTATTAGTGCCTTAGAAAGCTATGCTAAATATGGAATAATTAATGCAGATTTAGCAGGGTATTATCAATATATTCCTACAAGTAAACTGCAAGAATTAAAGAAAATTTTAATTCAACCGCTGAAAATTAGTCCGGCTGTAGCTGCTCAATTTCTTGACACCCAACAAGGAGAATTTATATTACAAAGGTTAGCAGAATTAATTAAAACTAAATCTGATTATCCAAAATTTGTATCTGGGTCTTTACGCACAGCTTTAATTGCCGCAGCGGCTGAACCAGAAGGGTTAAATCTATTAAATTTATTACGTAAATATCCTCAAAATAATATTCATATTGATGTGGCTTCTAGTATGAAAATTGCTGATGAGTTAGAGAAAATGATCAGCGACACTGAAACAACTATTTCCACATTAATCCAAACATCAAAATTAGAAGCTGCTAAAATCTCTCAAACTAATTTTTCTCAATTACCAAAATTGCCAAATCCAGCAAATTTATCAATTCAAAAACAAACAATAAACTTCTTTGATTCCATTCGTAATCGGCATTTATTTACAGATATATATATTCCTAATACCCAAAGTCCTGCACCTGTTATTGTTATTTCTCATGGATTAGGTTTAGACAGTAGTAACTTTCGTTATTTAGCAAATCATTTAGCTAAATATGGTTTTGCTGTAATTATTCCCAATCATCCAGGTAGTGATGTTCAACAATTACAATCTTTAATTCAGGGTAGTAGTAATCAAGTTGCACATCCCAATGAATTTAAAGATAGACCTTTAGATATAAAATATATTTTAGATCAATTAGAGTCAGATTCACAATTTCAGCATCGGTTGAACTTAGAACAAGTAGGAATATTTGGTCAGTCTTTAGGGGGTTATACTGCCTTAGCTTTAGCGGGGGCAAAAATTAACTTTCAGCAATTACAAAAAGACTGTCATGGCGACAAATTGCGAAATACTTGGAATATGTCTTTAATGTTGCAATGTCGAGCGTTAGAATTGCCAAACCAGTCACGAGAAGAATATAATTTACAAGATCCTAGGATCAAAGCTGCGATCGCTGTTAATCCTATCACCAGTTCTATTTTCGGACAAGTTGGTTTAAGCCAAATTCACACCCCAATCATGATGATTGGTAGCAGTGAAGATACTGTTGCCCCAGCCTTATATGAGCAAATTGTCCCTTTTTCGTGGATTACTCATCCTCAAAAATATTTAGTTATGCTACTTGGTGGTACTCATTTTTCCACCATTGGTAATAGCAATCCTGATAGTACACAAATGGCACTATCAACAGATATGGTAGGTGATGCTGAACAGGCATACAATTACATGAATGCTTTGAGTTTACCTTTCTTTCAAACTTATATAGCCGGAAAATCAGAATATCTTTCCTATCTTAATGCCGCCTATGCTCAAAGTATTTCTAGTCAGTCTCTCGGTTTAAATCTTGTCCAGTCCCTTAATCATCTCAAATTAGCACCAGTTTTAGGTGATAATCTCCAAGAAACCAACCCCGTCAAAAAAGAATTTTCTCATACCATCATCCGCTTTGGATTTTGGATGCTGGGTATCGGTATTTCTCTCCTAGATTTGTTGGCGTTTTCCTAG
- the truB gene encoding tRNA pseudouridine(55) synthase TruB: protein MQGFLNLNKPFDWTSHDCVAKVRKLLNMKRVGHAGTLDPKATGVLPMALGRATRLLQYLPGEKAYQATIRLGVQTTTDDLEGEIIASAPCPGLDLEHIKTALDQFIGKIEQIPPSYSAIQVDGKRLYDLARKGEIVEVPVRTVEISQIQVLDWRDGDFPELDVAIACGTGTYIRAIARDLGTILNTGGTLSALIRTESSSFQIPTSLTFTDLATQIENGTFQPISPDTPLQHLKSLNLPAESAKKWCQGQKIPLNLAIGEFVRVYETETNFLGIGKLQDDLLIPQMVFYEYTK, encoded by the coding sequence GTGCAAGGCTTTCTTAATTTAAACAAACCATTTGACTGGACTTCTCATGACTGCGTAGCCAAAGTCCGAAAACTACTGAACATGAAACGAGTCGGACACGCAGGAACTTTAGATCCCAAAGCTACTGGAGTATTACCGATGGCTCTGGGTAGAGCCACCAGATTATTACAATATTTACCGGGAGAAAAGGCTTATCAAGCCACTATTCGGCTAGGGGTACAAACTACTACTGATGATTTAGAAGGGGAAATTATTGCCTCCGCACCTTGTCCAGGGTTGGATTTGGAACATATAAAAACTGCACTTGACCAGTTTATCGGTAAAATTGAGCAAATTCCCCCCAGTTACAGCGCCATTCAAGTTGATGGCAAACGCCTGTATGATTTAGCGCGGAAAGGGGAAATAGTCGAAGTTCCCGTGCGAACAGTAGAAATTTCCCAAATTCAGGTATTAGATTGGCGAGACGGAGATTTTCCAGAATTAGATGTAGCCATAGCTTGTGGTACGGGAACATATATTCGCGCCATCGCCCGTGATTTAGGTACAATATTAAATACAGGTGGCACTCTGTCCGCCCTAATCCGCACAGAAAGCAGCAGTTTTCAGATTCCCACCAGTCTCACCTTCACAGATTTAGCAACCCAAATCGAAAACGGCACATTTCAACCCATATCCCCAGACACCCCATTACAACATCTCAAATCTCTAAATTTGCCAGCAGAATCTGCAAAAAAATGGTGTCAAGGTCAAAAAATTCCCCTCAATCTTGCTATTGGCGAGTTTGTCCGAGTTTATGAAACAGAAACTAATTTTTTAGGAATCGGGAAATTACAAGATGATTTATTAATTCCCCAGATGGTATTTTATGAATATACAAAATGA